GAATGCGATGAGATCTCCCACAGTGACGTTCGGCTCCGCAGTCCCGAGCACGATGCGCCCCGTCCGAGGCGTTAACGCTTTCGCTTCGCGCGGGTAGAGGTCGGCTACGCCCGTTTTCCAGCGCCGTGTTTTCGCGTCGAATATATATGCACGCTTAACGATGAACAGTCCCGCATAATCCGGATATCCGTCATGTATCCTGAAATCGATAGACTTCCCGTCGTCGGACATCGCGGTGATCGTACCCTGCGTGAATGGGAGCGGATCATAGTCGATGGAGAAATTCTTCAATCGTATATTCTCCGAATTGTCGATCTTGAATCCCTGTTTGTTAAGATCGGCGAGCGAGAACACTATTGTCGAGCCCTGTCCATCCACAGTGATGTTTTTCGCGCCGCGGATATTCACCGTATCGGTGACGATATGGCGTCCGGCAGGCAATGTTATGGCCAGCATTCCGTTCGATACGGCGTCTTCAATGGCGTTCTTCACATCGAAGCCTGCAAGCATCGATGCCGTCAGTGCGACAAAAATGAATGTTCTCATTGACTCTCCTTTTTACTTAAGACCGAGCAATTCCGGTATCGATATCGGACGTTTTTCCTTCGCGGAACGCCAGAGCGCCTCGCCCATGGCGACAGCCTGCGCGCCGGCAAGCGAGTTGGACATTATCTCGTAGCCGCGGGCAGGGTCCGGCCCGATGAAAAGGTCTTCGCGAAGTATCGGGTCAGCGCCGCCGTGGCTTCCCGCGCCCTTAAGCACATCGATGCGCTCACGCCCGCCGTGAAAGAGCGGCATATAATCGAGCGTGGATTCCGCATCGACGGTGAACGGCATGCGCGATGCGGCACCGTAGAACGTCCATTCGATGCGCCCTTTCGTGCCGTTTATCGCAAGCCGGAAGCCTTCGTACGGTGTGGAGAAATTCACGCTGTACGAGAAGAGTGCGCCTTTGTCGTAGCGTATCGACGCGACATAGGTGTCCTCGATATCGATGCATGGATCGAAGATACAGCGGTCGGGATGATAATCCGTATACGCTATCTTCACCGTGCCGAGGTGATCGTCCGCAGGCTGAGCAGCACCCTCGCTCCGTCCATGCCAGCGCATATAGTAGGCGCAGGATGTGCGCACATCGCAGGTGGCGCAGCGGCGTCCGTCGGCCTTTTTTGGATTGAGCTCGCCGTCCGCGCCGTAATAATTGCGCGCGCCGTAGGAGAACACCTCGAGGGGGTTCTGTCCGACGAACCAGTTGACCATATCCAGGTGATGCGTCGATTTGTGTATCGAAAGACCGCCGGAATTCTTCCGCTCGCGGTTCCATCGCTGGAAATAGCTTGAGCCGTGATGCGTATCGATATACCAATTAAGATCGACTTGCGTAATGCGCCCGATCTTGCCCGCGAGTATCATTTCCTTTATCGCGCGGCATTCGGCGATGTAACGTACATTGAAGGTGACCGTCACGTTCCCTTTGCTCTTTTTCTCGGCATCAAGCACACGCCGACAGTCCTCGGATGTCGTCACCATCGGCTTTTCCGAGATGACATGCAGATCCTTTGCGAGCGCTTTGAGTATGTAGGTCACATGCGTTCGGTCTATGCCGCAGACGATGACCGTGTCGGGCTTCGTCGATGACACCATGGCATCGAATGCATCCTCGCCGGTGAATGTCGGTATGCCTTTCGCCTCCGGATACATCTCCGTGCATACGGCGAAACGCTTTTCATCGATATCAAGAAGGCCGACTATC
This region of Spirochaetota bacterium genomic DNA includes:
- a CDS encoding Gfo/Idh/MocA family oxidoreductase, whose product is MAKKRYAVCGVSNRGLNMFIGPLLREFSEHGEIVGLLDIDEKRFAVCTEMYPEAKGIPTFTGEDAFDAMVSSTKPDTVIVCGIDRTHVTYILKALAKDLHVISEKPMVTTSEDCRRVLDAEKKSKGNVTVTFNVRYIAECRAIKEMILAGKIGRITQVDLNWYIDTHHGSSYFQRWNRERKNSGGLSIHKSTHHLDMVNWFVGQNPLEVFSYGARNYYGADGELNPKKADGRRCATCDVRTSCAYYMRWHGRSEGAAQPADDHLGTVKIAYTDYHPDRCIFDPCIDIEDTYVASIRYDKGALFSYSVNFSTPYEGFRLAINGTKGRIEWTFYGAASRMPFTVDAESTLDYMPLFHGGRERIDVLKGAGSHGGADPILREDLFIGPDPARGYEIMSNSLAGAQAVAMGEALWRSAKEKRPISIPELLGLK